The following proteins are encoded in a genomic region of Sneathiella marina:
- the rplT gene encoding 50S ribosomal protein L20 produces the protein MARVKRGVTTHARHRKVIKAAKGYYGRRKNTFRVAIQAVEKAGQYAYRDRRTKKRNFRALWIQRINAASRELGMTYGNFMHGLKLAGIEVDRKVLADIAVREPEAFKALVDAASQASNKA, from the coding sequence ATGGCACGTGTCAAACGGGGCGTCACCACGCATGCCCGTCATAGAAAAGTTATCAAGGCAGCCAAAGGTTATTATGGCCGCCGTAAAAATACCTTCCGCGTAGCAATCCAGGCCGTCGAAAAAGCCGGCCAATATGCCTATCGCGATCGGCGCACAAAAAAGCGGAACTTCCGTGCGCTGTGGATCCAACGTATCAATGCGGCTTCACGTGAGCTTGGCATGACTTACGGAAACTTTATGCACGGCCTCAAGCTGGCCGGCATTGAAGTAGACCGCAAGGTTCTTGCTGATATCGCCGTACGTGAGCCTGAGGCCTTCAAGGCATTGGTAGACGCTGCAAGCCAAGCATCTAACAAAGCCTGA
- the thrS gene encoding threonine--tRNA ligase, with product MNNGKLNISLPDGSVRSFEGPISGEELALDIGPGLAKAALALRIDGEVKDLKTTLDTDTTVEIVTIREEGDDVLELLRHDAAHVLAEAAKELYPETQVTIGPAIDNGFYYDFARDEPFTPADLEKIEKRMHEIVDRDEQIVREEWERDAAVDFFKSIGEDYKAEIIAGIPADQPIGIYRQGEFQDLCRGPHLPSTKKLGHAFKLMKLAGAYWRGDSNNEMLQRVYGTAWRNEKELKAYLHRLEEAERRDHRKLGKEMDLFHLQEEAVGMVFWHEKGWTLYRTLENYIRNKLEQAAYKEVKTPQLVDRKLWEASGHWEKFRDAMYTTESEDRTFALKPMNCPCHVQIFNQGITSYRDLPLRMAEFGSCHRYEPSGALHGIMRVRGFTQDDAHIFCTEDQITSETEIFCALLLDIYKDFGFTDVTVKFSDRPEVRAGEDEIWDKSEGSLRDAIDATGLSYSMNPGEGAFYGPKLEFVLTDAIGRDWQCGTLQVDFVLPERLGASYIGEDGAKHRPVMLHRAIFGSMERFIGILIEEYAGRFPLWLSPVQVVVATITDEADSYAEEVLAALKAKGLRATLDLRNEKINYKVREHSLAKVPAMFVAGKREAEEKTISVRRLGEKHQKVLDLDEAIAQLVEEAQVPGS from the coding sequence GTGAACAACGGTAAACTCAATATATCCCTCCCCGATGGCAGTGTACGATCATTTGAGGGCCCTATTTCAGGGGAAGAATTGGCGCTTGATATTGGCCCGGGATTGGCCAAGGCAGCCCTGGCATTGCGGATTGATGGCGAGGTCAAAGACCTCAAAACTACATTGGACACCGATACAACCGTCGAAATTGTAACCATTCGTGAAGAGGGCGATGATGTTCTTGAGCTTCTGCGCCATGACGCGGCCCATGTTCTTGCAGAAGCGGCCAAGGAGTTATATCCGGAAACTCAGGTAACCATTGGGCCGGCAATCGACAATGGTTTCTATTACGATTTTGCCCGGGATGAGCCTTTTACACCAGCTGATCTTGAAAAAATTGAAAAGCGAATGCATGAGATCGTTGATCGTGACGAACAGATTGTCCGTGAAGAGTGGGAACGCGATGCCGCCGTTGATTTTTTTAAAAGCATTGGCGAGGACTACAAAGCGGAAATCATTGCTGGCATTCCGGCCGATCAACCCATTGGCATTTACCGTCAAGGCGAATTTCAGGATTTGTGTCGCGGCCCGCATTTGCCCTCCACCAAAAAACTTGGCCATGCCTTCAAACTGATGAAGCTTGCTGGCGCCTATTGGCGTGGTGATTCCAACAATGAGATGCTGCAGAGGGTTTACGGAACGGCCTGGCGCAATGAAAAGGAACTGAAAGCCTATCTTCACCGCCTGGAAGAAGCGGAACGCCGTGATCATCGCAAACTGGGCAAGGAAATGGACTTATTCCATCTTCAGGAAGAGGCCGTTGGGATGGTCTTTTGGCACGAAAAGGGCTGGACCCTATACCGCACATTGGAGAACTACATCCGAAATAAGCTGGAACAGGCGGCCTATAAGGAAGTTAAAACCCCGCAGCTGGTGGATCGCAAACTGTGGGAAGCGTCCGGTCATTGGGAGAAATTCCGCGATGCCATGTACACCACGGAATCAGAAGACAGAACATTTGCCCTGAAGCCAATGAACTGTCCGTGCCATGTGCAGATTTTCAATCAGGGGATCACCAGTTATCGTGATCTGCCGCTTCGCATGGCCGAGTTCGGCTCTTGTCATCGATATGAACCCTCCGGCGCGTTACACGGGATCATGCGGGTGCGTGGGTTTACCCAGGATGATGCCCATATTTTCTGTACAGAAGACCAGATTACCTCAGAGACAGAAATTTTTTGCGCGTTACTGCTCGATATCTATAAGGATTTTGGATTTACAGACGTGACAGTCAAATTCTCCGATCGCCCCGAAGTGCGCGCTGGGGAAGACGAGATTTGGGACAAATCCGAGGGTTCCTTACGGGATGCGATCGATGCAACAGGTCTCAGCTATTCCATGAACCCGGGCGAGGGGGCATTTTACGGACCAAAACTGGAATTTGTATTGACCGACGCGATTGGCCGCGATTGGCAATGCGGAACCTTGCAGGTTGACTTTGTCTTGCCGGAACGACTGGGGGCATCCTACATTGGCGAAGACGGTGCAAAGCATCGCCCTGTCATGTTGCATCGGGCGATCTTTGGATCCATGGAACGGTTTATCGGTATTCTGATCGAGGAATATGCCGGGCGATTCCCACTTTGGCTGTCGCCGGTTCAGGTTGTTGTCGCGACCATCACTGACGAAGCGGACAGTTATGCCGAGGAGGTTCTTGCTGCACTGAAAGCGAAAGGCTTGCGGGCGACCCTTGATCTTCGAAATGAGAAGATCAATTACAAAGTACGCGAGCATAGTCTTGCCAAGGTGCCGGCCATGTTTGTCGCCGGTAAACGAGAAGCAGAGGAGAAAACGATTTCTGTGCGCCGTCTTGGTGAAAAGCATCAAAAGGTGCTGGATCTGGACGAGGCAATTGCACAGCTTGTGGAAGAGGCGCAAGTACCGGGAAGTTAA
- the infC gene encoding translation initiation factor IF-3, with the protein MARPQRNTVPTKSGPRTNEDIQASSVRLINDDGDNIGLVIIEAAMGLADEAGLDLVEVSPGESPVCKLMDYGRARFEAQKKASKARKKQKTFEIKEIKMRPNIDQHDYDVKMRAVSKFLGTGDKVKVTMRFRGREMAHQELGMKLLHKVRDETEEVAKVEQHPKMEGRQMTMVIAPIK; encoded by the coding sequence ATAGCTCGCCCACAAAGAAATACGGTTCCGACAAAAAGCGGACCACGCACGAACGAAGACATCCAGGCTTCCAGCGTTCGATTGATAAATGATGATGGTGATAACATTGGATTGGTGATCATTGAGGCAGCCATGGGGCTGGCGGATGAAGCCGGGCTTGATCTCGTGGAGGTTTCCCCGGGAGAATCACCCGTTTGCAAACTCATGGATTATGGCCGTGCGCGCTTTGAAGCACAGAAAAAGGCATCAAAAGCTCGAAAGAAGCAGAAAACATTCGAGATCAAAGAAATCAAGATGCGGCCAAACATTGATCAGCATGACTATGATGTCAAAATGCGGGCTGTCAGCAAGTTTTTGGGAACAGGCGACAAAGTGAAAGTGACCATGCGATTCCGTGGGCGAGAAATGGCGCATCAGGAACTGGGCATGAAACTCCTTCACAAAGTGCGTGACGAGACGGAAGAAGTGGCAAAAGTCGAACAGCATCCGAAAATGGAAGGCCGGCAAATGACCATGGTGATTGCGCCCATAAAGTAA
- a CDS encoding DUF2842 domain-containing protein has protein sequence MNTRKAIGMAILILLLVIYSLVCMLIAVNFLPDSKIAELIYYPIVGVIWIFPAMKIVKWMQPPETQ, from the coding sequence ATGAATACTCGCAAAGCCATCGGAATGGCTATCCTCATCCTCCTTTTAGTGATTTACAGTCTTGTCTGCATGCTGATTGCAGTAAATTTTTTGCCGGACAGTAAAATAGCGGAACTTATCTATTACCCAATCGTTGGTGTTATTTGGATATTCCCGGCGATGAAAATCGTTAAATGGATGCAGCCACCGGAAACCCAATGA
- the pheT gene encoding phenylalanine--tRNA ligase subunit beta: MKFTISWLKEHLDYTASLDELSEKLTALGLEVEEITDRAKELEAFRVAYVVEAVQHPDADRLRVCKVDTGTEIVQVVCGAPNARTGMKGVFAPSGVYVPGTDLLLKPSKIRGVESNGMLVSEREMGISDEHDGIIELPEDTEIGASFAVLAGLDDPIVEIAITPNHQDALGVYGIARDLAAGGFGTLKDLDLSAVPGQFDSPISVHLNFDADVQGPLPCSKFVGRYIRGVKNGPSPKWLQDKLLAIGLRPISALVDMTNYVTYDLGRPLHVFDADKVDGDIQVRLGEPGEKLLALDGEEYAIGAETCVIADNSRAVGLGGIMGGEETGCTEATTNVFVEAALFDPIRIATSGRKLGIESDARYRFERGVDPAFVESGMEIATRLIMDLCGGEPSNVVVAGTGPEWQKDVDLRKSRVQDLGGVDVPVTEMMEILDKLGFSPKDSGDLIQVSVPSWRMDVDGEADLVEEILRVHGYDNIPTAALPKANVVAKPSVDLPQRRVRMAKRGLANRGMMEAVTWSFLPRSHADLFGGVPDEIVLVNPISADLDAMRPSLLPNLIAAAGRNHARGFNDVSLFEVGSEYHSDQPDGQAMVAGGIRSGQTSERHWAGNGKYFDAYDAKADAVAVLEAVGGPAANAQVVTGAPDWYHPGRSGVLQLGPKNRLAAFGEIHPAVLEAMKVKGPLVGFEVYLDNVPLPRGKSATARPPLSISDFQSVERDFAFEMDVDISADKIIRAARGSDKKLISDVSIFDVYQGEHVAMGKKSVALSVRLQPTDKTLTEEEIDAVAAKVIANVEKASGGHLRH; encoded by the coding sequence ATGAAATTCACAATATCCTGGCTGAAAGAGCATCTCGACTATACGGCTTCCCTCGACGAGCTGTCGGAAAAACTGACGGCGCTCGGACTGGAAGTGGAAGAAATAACCGATCGTGCCAAGGAGCTTGAAGCTTTTCGGGTTGCCTATGTTGTGGAGGCTGTCCAGCATCCGGATGCCGACCGCTTGCGCGTCTGTAAAGTGGATACCGGCACGGAAATTGTTCAGGTCGTCTGCGGTGCGCCCAATGCCCGAACCGGTATGAAGGGGGTTTTTGCCCCATCCGGTGTTTACGTGCCGGGAACGGATCTATTGCTGAAACCGTCTAAAATTCGGGGCGTGGAAAGCAACGGGATGCTGGTGTCCGAGCGGGAAATGGGAATTTCCGATGAACATGACGGCATCATCGAACTGCCAGAAGATACGGAAATAGGTGCGTCCTTCGCGGTTCTCGCCGGTCTGGATGATCCCATCGTAGAAATTGCCATCACGCCGAACCATCAGGATGCGCTCGGTGTTTACGGTATCGCCCGTGATTTGGCCGCCGGAGGCTTTGGGACGCTGAAGGATCTTGATCTAAGCGCCGTTCCGGGCCAGTTCGACAGTCCTATCTCAGTTCATCTCAATTTTGACGCGGATGTTCAGGGTCCCTTACCCTGTTCGAAATTTGTCGGCCGTTATATACGAGGTGTCAAAAACGGGCCAAGCCCGAAATGGCTGCAGGATAAATTGCTGGCGATCGGATTGCGTCCCATCTCGGCGCTTGTGGATATGACCAACTATGTCACATATGACCTGGGACGCCCGCTCCATGTTTTTGATGCGGATAAGGTTGACGGTGATATTCAGGTGCGTCTTGGCGAGCCTGGAGAAAAATTACTGGCTCTGGATGGCGAGGAATATGCCATTGGTGCAGAGACCTGCGTTATCGCCGATAATAGTCGCGCGGTTGGCCTGGGTGGTATCATGGGCGGTGAGGAAACCGGTTGCACGGAAGCAACGACCAATGTCTTTGTTGAAGCGGCCCTGTTTGATCCCATCCGTATCGCCACAAGCGGTCGCAAGCTTGGTATCGAATCCGACGCCCGTTACCGGTTTGAACGGGGTGTGGACCCGGCGTTCGTTGAAAGCGGCATGGAAATCGCCACGCGGCTGATAATGGATTTATGCGGCGGGGAACCCTCGAATGTTGTGGTTGCCGGAACCGGTCCAGAGTGGCAGAAGGATGTCGATTTGCGCAAAAGCCGGGTGCAGGATCTTGGCGGTGTTGACGTCCCGGTCACCGAAATGATGGAAATTCTCGACAAGCTCGGGTTTTCACCAAAAGACAGCGGTGATCTCATTCAGGTTTCCGTCCCGTCATGGCGAATGGATGTGGACGGGGAAGCGGATCTCGTGGAGGAAATTCTCCGGGTTCATGGCTATGACAATATTCCTACAGCCGCTTTGCCAAAGGCGAATGTGGTCGCCAAACCGTCCGTGGATCTTCCGCAGCGCCGTGTTCGAATGGCGAAGCGCGGCTTGGCCAATCGCGGTATGATGGAGGCGGTCACCTGGTCGTTTCTGCCGCGGTCCCATGCGGATCTTTTCGGCGGTGTTCCTGACGAAATTGTTTTGGTCAATCCGATTAGCGCGGATCTGGATGCCATGCGACCCTCATTGCTGCCAAATCTCATTGCCGCCGCCGGACGGAACCATGCCCGTGGTTTCAACGACGTGTCGCTGTTCGAGGTCGGATCCGAATATCATTCGGACCAGCCGGATGGCCAGGCAATGGTGGCCGGCGGTATCCGGTCCGGTCAGACTTCAGAGCGGCACTGGGCCGGTAACGGCAAGTATTTTGATGCCTATGATGCAAAAGCGGATGCCGTGGCGGTTCTGGAAGCTGTCGGCGGCCCCGCGGCCAATGCACAGGTCGTTACCGGCGCCCCGGATTGGTATCATCCCGGTCGCTCCGGCGTTCTGCAGCTGGGTCCAAAAAACCGGTTGGCGGCGTTTGGGGAAATCCATCCCGCTGTCCTGGAGGCAATGAAAGTCAAGGGGCCGCTGGTTGGATTTGAAGTCTATCTTGATAACGTGCCGCTACCGCGCGGAAAAAGTGCGACAGCCCGTCCGCCATTGTCCATTTCCGATTTCCAATCCGTGGAACGGGACTTTGCCTTTGAAATGGATGTTGACATATCCGCAGACAAGATTATCCGGGCGGCGCGGGGCAGCGATAAGAAACTGATTTCCGATGTGTCGATTTTTGATGTGTATCAGGGGGAGCATGTGGCCATGGGCAAAAAATCCGTGGCCTTGTCTGTCCGGTTGCAACCAACAGACAAAACCCTGACGGAAGAGGAAATCGATGCCGTCGCCGCGAAAGTGATCGCCAATGTTGAAAAGGCGAGCGGTGGTCATCTGCGGCACTAG
- a CDS encoding bactofilin family protein: MTDTPDTEAEASLPKENPIESRVKPMANNAGGRTYGVDNALRPKTPVYGQAPEEKKQGSRLHVGADIHLKGEITACDRLIVEGKVEASMDSKEIEISKSGVFIGTVDIDTADISGKFDGTMKARKRLVIRKTGHVTGNISYGEIEIEPGGEIGGSLKKVGKEQPNLLADVEKESVKKPEIKIDEEPSKASA, encoded by the coding sequence TTGACCGATACCCCCGATACTGAAGCTGAGGCTTCCCTTCCAAAAGAAAACCCGATCGAAAGCAGAGTAAAACCGATGGCAAATAATGCAGGTGGCAGAACCTATGGCGTCGACAACGCGCTCCGTCCGAAAACGCCCGTCTATGGACAAGCTCCTGAGGAAAAAAAGCAAGGAAGCCGATTGCATGTTGGTGCCGATATCCATTTGAAAGGCGAAATCACAGCATGTGACCGCCTAATCGTCGAAGGAAAAGTAGAAGCCTCGATGGATAGTAAGGAAATCGAGATCAGTAAAAGCGGTGTGTTTATAGGAACTGTGGATATTGATACCGCCGATATATCCGGCAAGTTCGACGGTACAATGAAGGCCCGCAAGCGGCTTGTCATTCGTAAAACCGGACATGTTACCGGAAACATTAGTTATGGTGAAATTGAGATTGAGCCAGGCGGCGAAATTGGCGGATCCCTGAAAAAGGTTGGAAAGGAACAACCCAATCTTCTTGCCGATGTCGAAAAAGAGTCTGTTAAAAAACCTGAGATAAAAATAGACGAAGAGCCATCTAAGGCCTCAGCCTAA
- a CDS encoding PaaI family thioesterase: MTNNVPDGFKIFEGNVGFVGLTGTLMIKPVEMDAYLGLRIEDKHCNIANICHGGMLMTFADMQLGVGGQAITGIRKFLPTIQMSCDFVSPVPNGTWLEGRTQVIKQTRTLLFATCILTANEKTVFSSSGIMKIPSDQGTYADISLPGQD; the protein is encoded by the coding sequence ATGACAAATAATGTTCCAGACGGTTTTAAGATCTTTGAAGGCAATGTCGGTTTTGTCGGATTGACCGGCACCCTGATGATTAAACCGGTAGAGATGGATGCGTATCTGGGACTTCGCATAGAAGACAAGCATTGCAACATCGCCAATATTTGTCATGGCGGCATGTTGATGACGTTCGCCGATATGCAACTGGGTGTCGGTGGTCAGGCGATCACGGGTATCCGCAAGTTTCTACCAACCATTCAGATGTCCTGCGATTTTGTCTCTCCGGTACCCAATGGCACCTGGCTTGAAGGCCGGACACAAGTTATAAAACAGACACGAACGTTGCTTTTCGCCACTTGTATATTAACCGCTAACGAAAAAACCGTTTTCAGTTCTTCGGGCATCATGAAAATCCCGTCCGACCAGGGAACCTATGCGGATATATCACTGCCGGGGCAAGATTAG
- a CDS encoding RNA polymerase sigma factor, with product MQNLNEIKKDAALMRAVADGDQKACREIANTYLDGSYRLAVRILGDTSLAEDMAQEAFLKLWKQAPDWQAKAQIRTWLHRVTHNLCVDHLRKQNRFSDEEVPDIEDPALGVVEIMEQRQIGDKVTDALQKLPPRQRIAISLVYFEECGNIEAAEIMGLSVDAVESLLARGRRKLKDLLLPARRLRDGEM from the coding sequence ATGCAGAATCTGAACGAGATTAAAAAAGATGCTGCTCTCATGCGGGCGGTTGCTGATGGTGATCAAAAGGCCTGTCGCGAGATAGCAAATACCTATCTGGACGGATCTTATCGGCTGGCTGTCCGCATTTTAGGGGATACAAGCTTGGCTGAAGATATGGCTCAGGAGGCGTTTTTAAAGCTCTGGAAGCAAGCTCCGGACTGGCAGGCAAAAGCGCAGATACGCACCTGGCTACATCGGGTTACTCACAATTTGTGTGTAGACCATTTGCGAAAACAAAATAGATTTAGCGATGAAGAGGTGCCAGACATTGAAGACCCGGCATTGGGAGTGGTGGAGATAATGGAGCAGCGGCAAATCGGTGACAAAGTCACGGATGCCCTGCAAAAACTCCCACCGCGGCAGAGAATCGCTATTTCACTGGTATATTTTGAAGAATGTGGAAATATAGAAGCTGCGGAAATAATGGGTTTATCGGTTGATGCCGTGGAATCGTTACTGGCAAGAGGCAGACGGAAATTGAAAGATTTGTTACTGCCCGCTCGCAGGCTAAGAGACGGAGAAATGTGA
- the rpmI gene encoding 50S ribosomal protein L35, producing MPKLKTKSGVKKRFSLTANGKVRANQAGKQHGMIKRTNKQIRNLRGTTILADQDARIVKKFLPYG from the coding sequence ATGCCCAAGCTAAAAACGAAGAGCGGCGTGAAAAAGCGTTTCTCTCTTACCGCCAACGGTAAGGTACGTGCAAACCAGGCTGGAAAACAGCATGGAATGATCAAGCGGACCAACAAACAGATTCGTAATCTTCGGGGAACCACAATTCTCGCCGATCAGGATGCACGGATCGTCAAAAAGTTTTTACCGTACGGTTAA
- the pheS gene encoding phenylalanine--tRNA ligase subunit alpha, with protein sequence MQDIEKLESELLDQIGTITDLDGLEALRISALGKKGSVSLMMRGLGQMDPTERQTVAPKLNKLKSTIGEAIDGAKSSLHAAELAKKLASESIDVTLPVRPESVGRIHPISQVMDEITEIFADMGFDIAEGPDIEDDFHNFTALNIPPEHPARQMHDTFYLPEKEDGSRQLLRTHTSTVQIRTMQSKEPPHRIVVPGRTFRCDSDQTHTPMFHQIEGLVIDKTSHMGHLKGVLAEFCKAFFELDEITMRFRPSYFPFTEPSAEMDIKCTFAGDHVKVGEGDDWLEILGCGMVNPRVLAHCGLDPDEYQGFAWGMGIDRIAMLKYGIPDLRAFFDADLRWLKHYGFVPLDVPTLGGGLSR encoded by the coding sequence ATGCAGGATATTGAAAAGCTTGAATCAGAATTGCTGGACCAGATCGGCACCATAACGGACCTGGATGGGCTGGAAGCCCTCCGAATTTCGGCCCTTGGTAAAAAGGGAAGTGTCAGTCTGATGATGCGCGGTCTCGGTCAAATGGACCCAACGGAACGCCAGACGGTTGCGCCGAAGCTGAATAAGTTGAAATCGACCATTGGTGAGGCCATTGACGGGGCGAAATCGTCGCTTCACGCGGCGGAACTGGCGAAGAAACTGGCATCCGAGAGTATCGACGTGACCTTGCCCGTTCGCCCGGAAAGCGTTGGGCGTATTCACCCTATCAGTCAGGTGATGGATGAAATCACGGAAATTTTCGCCGACATGGGATTTGATATTGCCGAAGGTCCGGATATTGAAGACGATTTTCATAATTTCACCGCCTTGAATATTCCACCCGAGCATCCCGCACGGCAAATGCATGACACCTTTTACCTGCCGGAAAAAGAGGATGGCTCGCGTCAGCTATTGAGGACCCATACCTCGACCGTACAGATCAGGACCATGCAATCGAAAGAGCCCCCGCACCGTATTGTTGTCCCCGGACGGACTTTCCGGTGTGACTCCGACCAGACACATACGCCCATGTTTCATCAGATCGAAGGATTGGTGATCGACAAGACCAGTCATATGGGACATTTAAAAGGGGTCCTGGCTGAATTCTGCAAGGCGTTTTTTGAACTGGATGAAATCACCATGCGGTTTCGCCCGTCCTATTTCCCGTTCACGGAGCCGTCTGCAGAAATGGATATAAAATGCACGTTTGCCGGCGATCATGTGAAAGTTGGTGAAGGCGATGACTGGCTGGAGATATTGGGCTGCGGCATGGTCAATCCGCGGGTTCTGGCGCATTGCGGGCTGGATCCGGATGAGTATCAAGGCTTTGCCTGGGGCATGGGCATTGACCGGATCGCCATGCTAAAATATGGCATACCGGATTTGCGCGCTTTCTTCGACGCGGATCTTCGTTGGTTGAAACATTACGGTTTTGTGCCATTGGATGTCCCCACACTTGGGGGAGGGCTGTCCCGATGA
- a CDS encoding glycosyltransferase family 4 protein gives MNKIESQHNTPSTDDERHVRTVLQILPSLNGGGVERGAIEIAAALKNEGWIPIVVSSGGIMEHELTRMGVRHITLPVASKNPVVMRRNVTRLRDIIKQHNVDIVHARSRAPAWSAMKAARKESCHFVTTFHAAYTRGGFLKNYYNSVMAKGEKVIAISDFIARHIRENYEVAESQVVTIPRGVDCRKFNPAAISAERIIKMASDWQLPDGVPVIMLPGRLTRLKGHTAFIEALAKLENDNFLALMVGSTDGREAYCEELSDLVRSRNLEGKVQIKGHCDDMAVALMLSDVVVSATTVPEGFGRVAVEAQAMGRPVVATAHGGSMETILDGETGWLIPVDDSDAIAAALTAAINMTSEQREAVATLSRQHVMEKFDIETMCSATLKVYSDLLSR, from the coding sequence ATGAATAAGATTGAATCCCAACATAACACTCCATCCACCGATGATGAAAGACATGTTCGGACCGTCCTGCAAATTCTTCCGAGCCTAAACGGGGGAGGTGTCGAACGTGGGGCTATTGAAATAGCGGCGGCGCTGAAAAATGAAGGCTGGATCCCCATCGTTGTTTCAAGTGGCGGCATAATGGAACACGAATTGACCAGAATGGGTGTGCGGCATATCACTTTGCCCGTCGCCTCCAAGAACCCGGTGGTCATGCGGCGGAATGTGACACGCTTGCGGGATATCATCAAGCAGCACAATGTGGATATTGTTCATGCCCGGAGCCGGGCACCTGCCTGGAGCGCCATGAAGGCCGCAAGGAAAGAAAGCTGCCATTTTGTAACAACCTTTCATGCAGCATATACGCGCGGCGGATTTCTCAAAAACTATTATAACTCGGTCATGGCAAAGGGCGAAAAAGTGATCGCTATTTCGGATTTTATTGCCCGCCATATCCGGGAGAATTATGAGGTTGCTGAGAGCCAGGTTGTGACAATCCCCCGGGGTGTTGATTGTCGCAAATTTAACCCGGCTGCCATCAGTGCCGAGCGCATTATCAAAATGGCCAGCGACTGGCAATTGCCAGATGGCGTTCCGGTCATCATGTTACCCGGCCGTTTGACGCGCCTGAAAGGGCACACGGCCTTTATCGAAGCGCTGGCAAAATTAGAGAATGACAATTTTCTGGCATTAATGGTTGGCAGCACTGATGGCCGAGAAGCCTATTGCGAAGAGCTCAGCGATCTCGTCAGATCGAGGAATCTGGAAGGCAAGGTGCAGATTAAAGGACATTGTGACGATATGGCGGTTGCCCTCATGCTTTCCGATGTCGTTGTGTCTGCGACAACCGTCCCCGAAGGGTTCGGGCGTGTCGCCGTGGAAGCCCAGGCCATGGGGCGCCCGGTCGTGGCGACGGCGCATGGTGGATCCATGGAAACCATTCTGGATGGCGAGACCGGTTGGCTAATTCCGGTTGACGATTCCGACGCCATCGCAGCGGCGTTGACCGCGGCCATCAACATGACGTCGGAACAACGCGAAGCAGTGGCAACGCTATCCCGCCAACATGTAATGGAAAAATTCGATATCGAGACCATGTGTTCGGCAACATTGAAAGTATATTCAGATCTGTTGTCCCGCTAA
- a CDS encoding alpha/beta fold hydrolase, producing the protein MTNSNTPSMLSRPDGQSLAFHHSAGETPGVLFCSGFMSDMEGTKAVALENAMTGLGRGFTRFDYLGHGQSTGHFTDGSISRWTDDALAILDECTAGPQIIVGSSMGGWIGLRMALLRPDRIAGFIGIAAAPDFTTRMWDDMPEDGKSDILSKGSWEQPSEYSDEPYIITKKLIDDGPRNFVMNGQIDITCPVHLLQGMKDDSVPWKTALQIQEALESDDVTVSLVKNGDHRLSEPDDITRLVLATERLCASI; encoded by the coding sequence ATGACGAATTCAAATACACCAAGTATGCTGTCCAGGCCAGATGGTCAATCCCTTGCCTTCCACCATAGCGCCGGAGAGACGCCGGGCGTTCTGTTTTGCTCCGGCTTTATGTCCGATATGGAGGGAACAAAAGCCGTCGCCCTTGAAAACGCGATGACAGGCCTTGGTAGGGGATTTACCCGGTTTGACTATCTGGGGCATGGTCAGTCTACCGGCCATTTCACAGATGGCTCCATAAGTCGCTGGACCGATGACGCCCTCGCAATTTTGGATGAATGTACGGCAGGTCCGCAAATCATCGTCGGTTCCTCCATGGGCGGCTGGATCGGTCTTCGCATGGCATTGCTGCGGCCGGATCGCATTGCCGGTTTTATTGGTATCGCCGCAGCGCCTGATTTTACGACCCGTATGTGGGACGATATGCCCGAAGACGGTAAATCTGACATTTTATCGAAAGGTTCTTGGGAACAACCATCAGAATATTCCGACGAACCCTATATCATTACCAAGAAACTGATCGATGATGGCCCGCGTAATTTCGTGATGAACGGGCAAATAGACATAACCTGCCCGGTTCATCTGCTTCAGGGAATGAAAGATGATAGTGTTCCCTGGAAAACGGCTTTGCAGATACAGGAAGCCCTGGAAAGCGACGATGTCACCGTATCCCTGGTCAAGAATGGAGACCATCGGTTATCCGAGCCCGACGACATCACCCGTCTGGTCCTGGCAACCGAACGGTTATGTGCTTCCATATAA